The following are from one region of the Qipengyuania flava genome:
- the thrS gene encoding threonine--tRNA ligase, producing MTELLKISLPDGSVREMEPGSTPGDVAAAIGPGLAKAAIAARVNGELRDINRPFEGDAELALVTSRDEEDALELARHDFAHVLAEAVQALWPGTQITFGPATDDGFYYDVKAPETREPFSMDDLPAIEEKMREIIKADKPLRREVWSRQQLIDKWEAEGEVFKAEWAKELPEDEELTVYWSGEDWLDMCRGPHLASTGKLDPQAFKLMRVAGAYWRGDQKNAQLTRIYGTGWLNKKQLNAHLMRLEEAAKRDHRKLGREMDLFHLQEEAHGSVFWHPKGYRIWRELEAYMRRKMDGAGYREIKTPQLMDVRQWEQSGHWGKYAENMFAVPDMVPEVDEESDGAASPTVAADADWMAIKPMNCPAHVLVFKQGITSYRDLPIRLGEMGCCHRNEPHGALHGLMRVRQFTQDDAHIFCTEAQVVEEVRAFCRLAAEVYKDFGFSFAIKLALRPEKRLGSDADWDKAEQELRDAVEEAGMMSEEFGWEELEGEGAFYAPKLEWHLTDAIGRTWQVGTIQGDRVLPERLDASYVGEDGEKHRPVMLHRAIFGSYERFIGILIEHFAGRLPVWLAPTQAVVATIVSDADDYAKEAVAKLEAAGIRVGSDLRNEKINYKVREHSLAKVPHLLVVGKREAEEGTVAVRTLGEKEQRVMSLDEAIAMIRDAATPPDLR from the coding sequence ATGACGGAACTTCTGAAGATCAGCCTGCCCGACGGTTCGGTGCGCGAAATGGAGCCCGGCAGCACACCCGGAGATGTCGCTGCCGCTATCGGCCCCGGCCTCGCCAAGGCGGCAATCGCCGCGCGCGTGAACGGCGAACTGCGCGATATCAACCGCCCCTTCGAAGGCGATGCAGAGCTCGCGCTGGTGACGAGCCGCGACGAGGAGGACGCGCTCGAACTCGCGCGCCACGACTTTGCGCATGTGCTCGCAGAAGCGGTGCAGGCGCTGTGGCCGGGCACGCAGATCACCTTCGGCCCGGCGACGGACGATGGCTTCTACTACGATGTGAAAGCGCCCGAGACGCGCGAGCCGTTCAGCATGGACGATCTCCCCGCGATCGAGGAAAAGATGCGCGAGATCATCAAGGCCGACAAGCCGCTGCGCCGCGAAGTGTGGAGCCGCCAGCAGCTGATCGACAAGTGGGAAGCCGAAGGCGAAGTGTTCAAGGCCGAATGGGCCAAGGAATTGCCCGAGGACGAAGAGCTGACGGTTTACTGGTCGGGCGAAGACTGGCTCGACATGTGCCGCGGCCCGCACCTTGCCTCGACCGGCAAGCTCGATCCGCAGGCCTTCAAGCTGATGCGCGTCGCCGGTGCCTACTGGCGCGGCGACCAGAAGAATGCGCAGCTCACGCGCATCTACGGCACGGGCTGGCTCAACAAGAAGCAGCTCAATGCCCACCTCATGCGGCTGGAAGAGGCCGCCAAGCGGGACCACCGCAAGCTGGGCCGCGAGATGGACCTCTTCCACCTGCAGGAAGAAGCCCACGGCAGCGTCTTCTGGCACCCCAAGGGCTACCGCATCTGGCGCGAGCTGGAAGCCTATATGCGCCGCAAGATGGACGGCGCGGGCTACCGCGAGATCAAGACGCCGCAGCTGATGGACGTGCGCCAGTGGGAGCAGTCCGGTCACTGGGGCAAATATGCGGAAAACATGTTCGCCGTGCCCGACATGGTGCCGGAGGTCGATGAAGAGAGCGACGGCGCTGCCTCACCCACGGTCGCAGCCGATGCCGACTGGATGGCGATCAAGCCGATGAACTGCCCGGCCCATGTGCTGGTCTTCAAGCAGGGCATCACCTCCTACCGCGACCTGCCGATCCGGCTGGGCGAAATGGGCTGCTGCCACCGCAACGAACCGCATGGCGCGCTCCACGGCCTGATGCGCGTGCGCCAGTTCACGCAGGACGATGCGCATATCTTCTGCACCGAGGCTCAGGTGGTCGAGGAAGTTCGCGCCTTCTGCCGCCTCGCAGCGGAGGTCTACAAGGACTTCGGCTTCAGTTTCGCGATCAAGCTCGCCCTGCGCCCCGAAAAGCGCCTGGGCTCGGACGCGGACTGGGACAAGGCCGAACAGGAGCTGCGCGACGCGGTCGAAGAAGCCGGCATGATGAGCGAGGAGTTCGGCTGGGAAGAACTGGAAGGCGAGGGCGCTTTCTACGCACCCAAGCTCGAATGGCACCTCACCGATGCGATCGGCCGCACCTGGCAGGTCGGTACGATCCAGGGCGACCGCGTCCTGCCCGAACGGCTCGATGCAAGCTATGTCGGTGAAGACGGCGAGAAGCACCGTCCGGTGATGCTGCACCGCGCGATCTTCGGTTCCTACGAGCGCTTCATCGGCATCCTGATCGAACACTTCGCCGGGCGCCTTCCGGTGTGGCTCGCCCCGACGCAGGCGGTGGTTGCGACCATCGTTTCGGACGCGGACGATTACGCCAAGGAAGCGGTCGCCAAGCTGGAAGCGGCGGGCATCCGTGTCGGCAGCGATCTCAGGAACGAGAAGATCAACTACAAGGTGCGCGAACACAGCCTCGCCAAGGTTCCGCACCTGCTGGTCGTCGGCAAGCGCGAGGCCGAGGAAGGCACCGTCGCCGTACGCACGCTGGGCGAGAAGGAGCAGCGGGTGATGAGCCTCGACGAGGCCATCGCCATGATCCGCGACGCCGCCACGCCGCCCGACCTGCGCTAG
- a CDS encoding sulfite exporter TauE/SafE family protein, which produces MELLAAYAPWQIGAALVAALGSAYVRGLTGFGMAILLVPILALALPPVEAVLLANFLSLFIGLSEAKRLVRGAEKTAWRIAGLVVLFTPLGLYGLSVTSADLARFLIAMIALSAFLAVLLPKRSGAEPGAVATGGVGVLSGLMTGYAGMPGPPVVPYYVGRDIPRETAKTSMMLIFTIASFAGLVSGAALGLLAWRLPLLAALLFPAVLIGNRLGDLSSGKIGDTLWRAAVGVILGGAALAALVRLV; this is translated from the coding sequence GTGGAGCTGCTGGCGGCCTATGCACCCTGGCAAATCGGGGCGGCGCTCGTCGCGGCGCTCGGCTCGGCCTATGTTCGCGGGCTCACGGGGTTCGGCATGGCGATCCTGCTGGTGCCGATCCTCGCGCTCGCGCTGCCGCCGGTGGAAGCCGTCTTGCTGGCAAACTTCCTGTCGCTTTTCATCGGCCTTTCCGAAGCGAAGCGGCTTGTTCGCGGGGCTGAGAAAACCGCCTGGCGGATCGCCGGGCTGGTCGTGCTGTTCACCCCGCTCGGCCTTTACGGCCTGTCGGTCACGAGCGCGGACCTTGCCCGCTTCCTGATCGCGATGATCGCGCTGTCGGCCTTCCTTGCTGTCCTGCTGCCCAAGCGGTCGGGCGCCGAGCCGGGCGCGGTTGCCACAGGCGGGGTGGGCGTGCTGAGCGGGCTGATGACCGGCTATGCGGGCATGCCCGGCCCGCCGGTCGTGCCTTATTACGTGGGCCGCGATATCCCGCGCGAAACGGCCAAGACCTCGATGATGCTGATCTTCACGATCGCGTCGTTTGCGGGGCTGGTGTCGGGCGCGGCGCTCGGCCTGCTTGCCTGGCGCTTGCCGCTGCTTGCCGCGCTGCTGTTTCCCGCCGTGCTGATCGGCAACCGGCTGGGCGACCTCTCGTCAGGCAAGATCGGCGACACGCTCTGGCGCGCGGCCGTGGGCGTCATCCTCGGCGGAGCGGCGCTCGCGGCGCTGGTGCGACTGGTCTAG
- a CDS encoding agmatine deiminase family protein: protein MAFMMPPEWAPQDWLWIGFPHDADEWPEVLPRAQEQIAAFANAVAESGQEVRLLVRDAANEARARQLVTGAVKLERRTYGDVWLRDTGPLVLCDEEGNRSAQRFGFNGWGGKYLMEGDQTVGAELAQDAGLPLEVADWILEGGAIDGDGTGLVVTTEQCLLNPNRNPQLSREEIEQRLMRDLGFTRVLWLGDGLINDHTDGHVDNLGRFIAANTLCLPRATGANDPNAEIYVDAKRRAQEAGVAVKEIPSPGLVTSGDYVEPASYANFAITSHLVVVPTFGSPHDADGVAAIAELFPDRATVGLPGDAVLAGGGGFHCASQQMPAAGWKP, encoded by the coding sequence ATGGCCTTCATGATGCCGCCCGAATGGGCGCCGCAGGACTGGCTGTGGATCGGCTTCCCGCACGACGCGGACGAATGGCCCGAGGTCCTGCCCCGGGCGCAGGAGCAGATCGCCGCTTTCGCCAACGCGGTCGCCGAGAGCGGGCAGGAGGTCCGCCTGCTGGTCCGCGACGCCGCCAATGAAGCGCGCGCTCGGCAACTTGTCACCGGGGCCGTGAAACTCGAACGGCGGACCTATGGCGATGTGTGGCTGCGCGACACCGGGCCGCTGGTGCTCTGCGATGAAGAGGGCAACCGCTCTGCCCAGCGCTTCGGCTTCAACGGCTGGGGCGGAAAATATCTGATGGAAGGCGACCAGACCGTCGGGGCCGAGCTGGCGCAGGACGCGGGCCTGCCGCTGGAGGTCGCCGACTGGATCCTTGAAGGCGGGGCGATCGACGGCGATGGCACCGGCCTTGTCGTCACCACCGAGCAGTGTCTCCTCAACCCGAACCGCAACCCGCAGCTCTCGCGCGAGGAGATCGAACAGCGTCTCATGCGCGACCTCGGCTTCACCCGCGTGCTGTGGCTCGGCGATGGGCTCATCAACGACCACACCGACGGCCATGTCGACAATCTCGGCCGCTTCATCGCCGCGAACACGCTGTGCCTCCCGCGCGCGACCGGCGCGAACGATCCCAACGCCGAAATCTACGTCGATGCGAAACGCCGGGCGCAGGAAGCGGGCGTGGCGGTGAAGGAGATACCTTCCCCCGGCCTCGTCACCAGCGGCGACTACGTGGAACCCGCAAGCTACGCCAATTTTGCGATCACCAGCCATCTCGTCGTGGTGCCGACCTTCGGCAGCCCGCACGATGCGGACGGGGTGGCGGCCATTGCCGAGCTCTTCCCCGACCGCGCCACCGTGGGCCTTCCCGGCGACGCGGTGCTGGCCGGCGGCGGCGGTTTCCACTGCGCAAGCCAGCAAATGCCCGCCGCCGGGTGGAAGCCTTAA
- a CDS encoding M28 family metallopeptidase, with protein MKRLALAALPALLLTACQDLGSAGGGADALDLPDVADGTISEETMKRVTERLASDEFEGRAPGTEGGAKTIAYLIEEFEKAGLSPGNNGSWVQDVPLVEITGKEFAPLTIAGAETGDIELAYSTDWVGVTYREEVQTSLEDSELVFVGYGVNAPERGWNDYEGLDMTGKTAVILVNDPDYGTETLEGPFNGKAMTYYGRWTYKFEEAGRQGAAGAIIIHDTEPASYGWNVVESSWSGPQAYASRGDNPPPMTQVNGWMQKEKAREVLAAAGQDLDALMAAAREKDFEAVPLGLTASTSFRNDIRTFASKNVIGILEGSERPDEYVLHTAHWDHLGRCTPAPDGDDICNGAVDNATGTAALVALGAAHAEAGPAARTLVFLAVTAEESGLLGADYYAANPVFPLNQTVGGINMDAFLMAGAAKDVTVVGPGKSQLDLFLDKALMNDDRVTTPNPNPEAGYYYRSDHFAFAKRGVPMLYLDGGEDLVEGGTEAGAAVAKDYRDNRYHGPKDEYDPNWDWSGVMADLALFYRIGRMLADSTSWPNWVEGDEFKGTRDANCAEDGAGCAPA; from the coding sequence ATGAAACGCCTCGCACTAGCCGCCCTTCCGGCGCTGCTGCTCACCGCCTGCCAGGACCTCGGCTCGGCCGGGGGCGGCGCGGATGCGCTCGACCTGCCCGATGTCGCCGACGGCACCATCTCCGAAGAGACCATGAAGCGTGTGACCGAGCGCCTCGCCTCCGACGAATTCGAAGGCCGCGCGCCGGGCACCGAAGGCGGGGCGAAGACGATCGCCTACCTGATCGAGGAGTTCGAGAAGGCGGGCCTTTCGCCAGGCAACAACGGCAGCTGGGTGCAGGACGTGCCGCTGGTAGAGATCACCGGCAAGGAGTTTGCCCCGCTGACCATCGCAGGCGCCGAGACCGGGGACATCGAGCTCGCCTATTCGACCGACTGGGTCGGCGTGACCTACCGCGAGGAAGTGCAGACCTCGCTTGAGGACAGCGAGCTGGTCTTTGTCGGCTACGGCGTCAACGCGCCCGAGCGCGGCTGGAACGACTACGAAGGCCTCGACATGACCGGCAAGACCGCGGTCATCCTGGTCAACGATCCCGACTACGGCACCGAAACCCTCGAAGGCCCGTTCAACGGCAAGGCGATGACCTATTACGGCCGCTGGACCTACAAGTTCGAGGAAGCCGGCCGCCAGGGCGCGGCGGGCGCCATCATCATCCATGACACCGAACCGGCCAGTTACGGCTGGAACGTCGTCGAGAGCAGCTGGTCGGGCCCGCAGGCCTACGCCTCGCGCGGGGACAACCCGCCGCCGATGACGCAGGTCAACGGCTGGATGCAGAAGGAAAAGGCACGCGAAGTTCTGGCCGCCGCCGGCCAGGATCTCGACGCGCTTATGGCCGCTGCGCGCGAAAAGGATTTCGAAGCCGTGCCGCTGGGCCTCACCGCCTCGACCAGTTTTCGCAACGACATCCGCACCTTCGCCTCGAAGAACGTGATTGGCATCCTCGAAGGCAGCGAACGTCCGGACGAATACGTCCTCCACACCGCGCACTGGGATCATCTCGGCCGCTGCACCCCGGCACCCGATGGCGACGATATCTGCAACGGCGCGGTCGACAACGCGACCGGCACCGCCGCTCTGGTCGCCCTTGGCGCGGCGCATGCGGAAGCCGGTCCTGCGGCCCGCACGCTGGTGTTCCTCGCGGTCACCGCCGAAGAATCGGGCCTGCTGGGCGCCGACTATTACGCCGCCAACCCCGTCTTCCCGCTCAACCAGACGGTCGGCGGTATCAACATGGATGCCTTCCTGATGGCGGGCGCGGCGAAAGACGTGACTGTTGTAGGCCCGGGCAAGTCGCAGCTGGACCTGTTCCTCGACAAGGCGCTGATGAACGATGACCGTGTCACCACGCCCAACCCGAACCCGGAAGCGGGCTATTACTACCGCTCGGACCACTTCGCCTTCGCCAAGCGCGGCGTGCCAATGCTCTATCTCGACGGCGGCGAAGACCTCGTCGAGGGCGGCACCGAAGCCGGTGCGGCGGTCGCGAAGGACTATCGCGACAACCGCTACCACGGGCCCAAGGACGAATACGATCCGAACTGGGACTGGTCGGGCGTGATGGCCGACCTTGCGCTGTTCTACCGCATCGGCCGCATGCTCGCCGACAGCACCAGCTGGCCCAACTGGGTCGAGGGTGACGAGTTCAAGGGCACCCGCGATGCGAACTGCGCCGAAGACGGCGCAGGCTGCGCCCCCGCCTGA
- the glnE gene encoding bifunctional [glutamate--ammonia ligase]-adenylyl-L-tyrosine phosphorylase/[glutamate--ammonia-ligase] adenylyltransferase yields MAADWSSALTRARENAPFLARALERRGELAELLAAGEGEAALLRAKDLPEGDTATALRRQRLSLALVLAIGDLAGAFDLAKVMRELSTFADRALHAAMAAAVARRVPDAAPDGFIGLALGKHGAGELNYSSDIDPILLYDPETLPRRERDEPGEAAQRYAREVVRMLSEVTSEGYVFRVDLRLRPASEVSPLAIPLDAAITHYESSALAWERAAYIRARACAGDIAAGEAFLDHIRPFVWRRSLDFGAIDEIRRLTHRIRDQQQGPGVPQPGYNLKLGRGGIREVEFFAQTHQLIHGGRDPVLRVRGTRAALDALAETGRISADCARELGESYDGLRVIEHRLQMVGDQQTHTLPAGEALDAAARLHGLVDGDALTAHVAELARPVAERFDALLDEDRVSVPKSAPHVVVEDDAAPEVPAELAARVADWTQGQYPALRSAAALGAFEAIRPDLVASLAASPDPQAAAVRWESLLARLPSAINLFRLLEARPGLFALLADCLTLAPPLADELARRPELLDALIDRTALDLPGSVEELAALMAQRERGDDYEMRLDRLRVVTGETRFALGVQLIEAAHDPLAIAGGLSRTAEAAMQVALEAAEEEFAAKHGRIEGSELVILGLGRLGGGVLTHASDLDIIYLFTGTHEGESDGPRPLGATLYFNRLAQRVTAALSVPTAQGALYEVDTRLRPQGNQGPLAVSVESFARYQREDAWTWEHMALTRARVLVASDAAKSEVDAVVTSILHCDRDPDTLRVDALKMRSEMAAHKQPKGPLDAKLLRGGLVDIEFIVHLLQLRDHEALTPDLGEALAALVAAGRLPQAMADAHGLMTRLLVGTRLLAPDLERPNPAAALLLARQSGCEDYPCLIERLGAARTDVAAVWQDVFGETLEINQ; encoded by the coding sequence ATGGCTGCCGACTGGTCCTCTGCCCTCACCCGCGCCCGCGAAAACGCGCCCTTCCTGGCCCGCGCGCTGGAGCGGCGCGGCGAGCTTGCCGAGCTGCTGGCCGCAGGAGAAGGCGAGGCCGCGCTGCTCCGGGCGAAGGACCTGCCCGAAGGCGATACGGCAACCGCCCTGCGCCGCCAGCGCCTCAGCCTTGCGCTGGTGCTGGCGATCGGGGACCTCGCCGGTGCATTCGACCTTGCGAAAGTGATGCGCGAGCTGTCGACCTTCGCCGACCGCGCGCTGCACGCGGCGATGGCCGCTGCGGTCGCGCGGCGGGTGCCCGATGCCGCGCCCGATGGCTTCATCGGGCTGGCGCTCGGCAAGCACGGGGCGGGCGAATTGAACTACTCTTCCGATATTGACCCGATCCTGCTCTACGATCCTGAAACGCTGCCCCGGCGCGAGCGCGACGAACCGGGCGAGGCGGCCCAGCGCTATGCGCGCGAAGTGGTCCGCATGCTGTCGGAGGTGACAAGCGAAGGCTACGTCTTTCGCGTCGACCTGCGGCTGCGGCCAGCATCGGAGGTCAGCCCGCTGGCCATCCCGCTGGATGCGGCGATCACCCATTACGAAAGCTCGGCGCTGGCGTGGGAGCGCGCGGCCTATATCCGCGCGCGGGCGTGCGCCGGCGACATCGCTGCGGGCGAGGCCTTCCTCGACCATATCCGCCCCTTCGTCTGGCGCCGCAGTCTCGATTTCGGGGCAATCGACGAGATCCGCCGCCTGACGCACCGCATCCGCGACCAGCAGCAAGGGCCCGGCGTGCCGCAGCCCGGCTACAATCTGAAACTCGGCCGCGGCGGCATTCGGGAGGTCGAGTTCTTCGCCCAGACGCACCAGCTTATCCATGGCGGGCGCGATCCCGTCCTGCGGGTGCGGGGCACACGCGCTGCGCTTGATGCGCTGGCCGAGACGGGCCGTATCTCGGCCGATTGCGCGCGTGAGTTGGGCGAAAGCTACGACGGCCTGCGCGTGATCGAACACCGCCTGCAGATGGTGGGCGACCAGCAGACGCACACGTTGCCTGCTGGCGAGGCGCTCGACGCGGCGGCGCGGTTGCACGGGCTGGTCGATGGCGACGCGCTGACCGCGCATGTGGCGGAGCTCGCCCGCCCCGTGGCCGAGCGTTTCGACGCGCTGCTCGACGAGGACCGGGTCTCGGTCCCCAAGAGCGCACCGCATGTTGTGGTGGAGGATGACGCAGCGCCCGAAGTGCCGGCCGAGCTCGCCGCGCGCGTGGCCGACTGGACGCAGGGGCAGTACCCTGCCTTGCGCAGCGCTGCGGCGCTTGGCGCCTTCGAGGCGATCCGGCCCGACCTTGTCGCCTCGCTCGCGGCATCGCCCGATCCGCAGGCCGCGGCGGTGCGCTGGGAAAGCCTGCTGGCGCGCCTGCCCAGCGCGATAAACCTGTTCCGCCTGCTCGAGGCGCGCCCCGGGCTCTTCGCCCTGCTCGCCGATTGTCTCACCCTCGCCCCGCCGCTGGCCGACGAGCTGGCGCGGCGTCCCGAACTGCTCGATGCGCTGATCGATCGTACGGCGCTCGACCTGCCCGGCAGTGTCGAGGAGCTGGCCGCGCTCATGGCCCAGCGCGAGCGCGGCGACGATTACGAGATGCGCCTCGACCGGCTACGCGTCGTCACCGGCGAGACGCGCTTTGCGCTGGGCGTCCAGCTGATCGAGGCCGCGCACGACCCGCTGGCGATCGCCGGCGGCCTCTCGCGCACGGCGGAGGCGGCGATGCAGGTCGCGCTGGAGGCGGCAGAGGAGGAGTTCGCCGCCAAGCACGGGCGGATCGAGGGCAGCGAGCTGGTCATCCTCGGCCTCGGACGACTGGGCGGCGGCGTGCTGACCCACGCGTCGGACCTCGACATCATCTACCTGTTTACCGGCACGCACGAGGGCGAATCCGACGGGCCGCGCCCGCTTGGTGCGACGCTCTACTTCAACCGCCTCGCCCAGCGGGTCACTGCCGCGCTCAGCGTGCCGACCGCACAGGGCGCGCTCTATGAAGTGGACACAAGGCTGCGGCCTCAGGGCAACCAGGGCCCGCTCGCTGTGAGCGTCGAGAGCTTCGCCCGCTACCAGCGCGAAGACGCCTGGACCTGGGAGCACATGGCGCTCACCCGGGCGCGCGTGCTGGTGGCGAGCGATGCGGCGAAAAGCGAGGTCGATGCGGTCGTGACGTCAATCCTGCACTGCGATCGCGACCCCGATACGCTGCGCGTCGACGCGTTGAAGATGCGCAGCGAGATGGCAGCGCACAAGCAGCCCAAGGGGCCGCTCGACGCCAAGCTGTTGCGCGGCGGGCTCGTCGATATCGAGTTCATCGTCCACCTGCTCCAGCTGCGCGACCACGAAGCGCTGACGCCGGATCTGGGCGAGGCCCTTGCTGCGCTGGTGGCAGCCGGACGCCTTCCGCAGGCCATGGCCGATGCGCATGGCTTGATGACGCGGCTGCTGGTCGGTACGCGGCTTCTCGCGCCCGACCTTGAGCGCCCTAACCCCGCCGCCGCCCTGCTGCTGGCGCGGCAGAGCGGGTGCGAGGATTACCCCTGCCTGATCGAACGGCTGGGCGCAGCTCGCACTGACGTCGCGGCGGTATGGCAGGATGTGTTTGGTGAGACGCTGGAGATAAACCAATGA
- a CDS encoding peroxiredoxin, whose product MSTTYGEGDAFPDFSMETPDGGTVTKADLAGKKAVIFFYPKDNTPGCTTEAKDFTAMKADFEAAGTYLLGVSKDSAKKHQNFIAKHDLTVDLATDAEEGGLSDELGVWAEKKMYGKTFMGMVRSTYLIGADGTILRVWPKVKVKGHAEEVLEAARAA is encoded by the coding sequence ATGAGCACGACCTATGGCGAAGGCGACGCCTTTCCCGATTTCTCGATGGAAACGCCCGATGGCGGCACGGTGACCAAGGCGGACCTTGCGGGCAAGAAGGCGGTGATCTTCTTCTATCCCAAGGACAACACGCCGGGGTGCACCACCGAAGCCAAGGACTTCACAGCGATGAAGGCCGATTTCGAGGCCGCTGGCACCTACCTGCTTGGCGTCAGCAAGGATTCGGCCAAGAAGCACCAGAACTTCATCGCCAAGCACGACCTCACGGTCGACCTCGCGACCGACGCGGAAGAGGGTGGCCTGTCCGACGAGCTCGGCGTGTGGGCGGAAAAGAAGATGTACGGCAAGACCTTCATGGGCATGGTCCGCTCGACTTACCTGATCGGCGCCGATGGCACGATCCTGCGCGTCTGGCCCAAGGTGAAGGTCAAGGGCCACGCCGAAGAGGTGCTCGAGGCCGCCCGCGCCGCATGA
- a CDS encoding ferritin-like domain-containing protein: MTPEHRSLATAIRAALLTGEATAKVFAARQVARDWRLGRLGFTFDVAMPDRPAWPEELELLPPRDMPKRGKMGSERNRIALWHALAHIEFVAIDLALDMAGRFGEAMGEEFVSDFLQVAADEAMHFALIARKLDSLGSSYGALPAHDGLWSAAQDTAGDVAARLGIVPMVLEARGLDVTPATLERVQAQGDENGAKILKRILDDEIRHVAAGSKHFHAICAKRGDNPRETWRNLVENHFSGGLKGPFNDSARLAGGLPRDFYAPIA; the protein is encoded by the coding sequence ATGACGCCAGAGCATCGGAGTCTCGCTACGGCCATTCGCGCGGCGCTGCTGACCGGGGAGGCAACCGCGAAGGTCTTCGCCGCGCGACAGGTCGCGCGTGACTGGCGGCTGGGGCGGCTTGGCTTCACCTTCGACGTCGCCATGCCGGACCGGCCGGCCTGGCCCGAGGAGCTGGAGCTGCTGCCTCCGCGAGACATGCCCAAGCGCGGCAAGATGGGGTCCGAGCGCAACCGGATCGCGTTGTGGCACGCGCTCGCGCATATCGAATTCGTCGCCATCGACCTCGCGCTCGACATGGCCGGGCGGTTCGGAGAGGCGATGGGAGAGGAGTTCGTATCGGACTTCCTCCAGGTCGCCGCCGACGAGGCGATGCATTTCGCGCTGATCGCCCGCAAACTCGATTCGCTCGGTTCGTCCTACGGAGCGTTGCCTGCGCACGACGGGCTGTGGAGCGCGGCTCAGGACACCGCAGGCGACGTCGCAGCTCGTCTTGGGATCGTTCCCATGGTTCTGGAAGCGCGCGGTCTCGACGTCACGCCGGCAACGCTGGAGCGGGTGCAGGCGCAAGGTGATGAAAACGGGGCGAAAATTCTCAAACGAATCCTTGACGACGAAATCCGGCACGTCGCCGCCGGCTCCAAGCATTTTCACGCCATTTGCGCGAAACGCGGCGATAACCCACGGGAAACGTGGCGAAATCTTGTCGAAAATCATTTTTCGGGAGGGTTGAAAGGGCCGTTCAACGACTCAGCGCGTTTGGCAGGCGGCCTGCCGCGAGACTTCTACGCGCCTATTGCCTGA
- a CDS encoding M23 family metallopeptidase, with the protein MITKLTKLAIVSAAAALGIAAAPVQAQDTNTAVAVGAIDLSTVATTEETGNDAQFQQLFAKWDELDRSTPAATQVSVPSRMPLDDARLTSDYGMRTHPVLGGRRSHKGVDLAAPTGTPIYATADGYVSKAQWFSSYGKYVSIEHGANLQTRFAHMSRITVEAGERVEKGDLIGYVGSTGRSTGPHLHYEVRINGKAVNPIPYMVESEAQRAFALATGTGGQGGGDDE; encoded by the coding sequence ATGATTACCAAGCTCACCAAGCTTGCCATCGTTTCGGCTGCAGCCGCTCTCGGTATCGCCGCCGCTCCGGTGCAGGCGCAGGACACCAACACCGCCGTTGCGGTCGGTGCCATTGACCTGAGCACGGTCGCCACCACCGAAGAAACCGGCAACGACGCGCAGTTCCAGCAGCTGTTCGCCAAGTGGGACGAGCTCGACCGCTCGACCCCGGCCGCCACGCAGGTTTCCGTGCCGTCGCGCATGCCGCTCGACGATGCCCGCCTGACCAGCGACTACGGCATGCGCACCCACCCGGTTCTCGGCGGTCGCCGCAGCCACAAGGGCGTCGACCTTGCTGCCCCGACCGGTACCCCGATCTACGCCACCGCCGACGGCTATGTCAGCAAGGCGCAGTGGTTCTCGAGCTACGGCAAGTATGTCTCGATCGAACACGGCGCGAACCTCCAGACCCGCTTCGCGCACATGTCGCGCATCACGGTCGAGGCTGGCGAGCGTGTCGAAAAGGGCGACCTCATCGGCTACGTCGGCTCGACCGGGCGTTCGACCGGCCCGCACCTCCATTACGAAGTCCGCATCAACGGCAAGGCCGTGAACCCGATCCCCTACATGGTCGAATCGGAAGCCCAGCGCGCCTTCGCACTCGCCACCGGCACCGGCGGCCAGGGCGGCGGCGACGACGAATAA